GAACACATGCATGTCTGGGGAAAGAGTCTTTGAAATCCAGttatgatttaaataaatgacaaagccAAAATGcaaattattgattattaataataataataacaactagaacatttctaaagaaattttgagtgtgcctgactctggtcccgtcacccccatacattattactgacactgctcagtaaattcagtattaatacaacaagctgtgtcatcactGCCTTTTcaatgggctcttattttgaagggcctcttattttgaaagacttgtcctgttcgtgtgtgtgtgcgtgcatgtgtgcttgtcctgtctgtgtgtgtctgccctgtctgtctgtctgtgtgtggtgtgtctgtctctctatctatgtgtctgtgtttgtgtctgcgagagagaaggataaaaggGCCGACATTGAAAATGTAGTCTTGGTagtcattgatatcatacagagacttcaacaaagttagtcaaatgcaggcttgaggttgctaagcaaccagggtgagctgcaggtcaggtcATTCAAAAAGCCTCAAATAACATTGATAAcaataagaaacatttttaacatgtttatttagacacaggagcagctagcactTACGCtctagcaattagcattagcatgttaacattaatatgttatcaattaacatgtatttaattcttagtggcttaTGCTAATaagtattagcatgttaagattagatagttaacattagcatgttagcactgatgcactagcaattaatattagcatgttagcatgaatatgttagcaattaacatgtatttaattcttagtgtcttatgctaattagcattagcatgttaacattagcatgttaacaattagcatgtatttaattcctagttaATGCTAGAAATGCTAATTAGCACTCATTTTAtcattggccgctaatgttagcaattagcatgtctttacagctaacgctaattgctagcgctgacacgagccggtcgttttgatacccgttttgtgtatgtgcgacaaaaactaTAAAGagttgtatatgtatgtttatgtgcgCACTCCTGTGGTTTTTACCTGCCATCTTGATACTACAGCCTCCTTATGCAACGTTGCATCATTACAGGAAGTGAAAAGCACAAGTGAAATCACACACAAGTAAACTGACTTGTTTCTTCATCACGCCCCAGTCATTTAATTAGAATGCAAGACCATGAGCACACAATGATAACTGGATTGTGTCTCCAGATGGTGCCCATCGGTGTTGGACCTCACTAATGttcttgtggctgaatgggagcacatacttttggccatgtagtGACCAGAGCGTCTAAATGCTTTCAGGGTTTGTTTAGAAAGTTGAAAGAATTAATCTTTTCATGATTGTGTTGATCTTTGTTTCAACAGGTCTTTTACCCTGCAGCAATCAAGTCTAACCTACTGCTACAGTATGTGGGTGTGGTAGCTAAGTAATCATTATAGAGTTATGTGTACCAGAAGAACATGGTGTAAGGCTTCATTATGACGCTTTCTCTTACTTCGACTCATCGTCGCCAGCAAAAACAGTCgccttttattttgctttacCTGTACAACTTCTTACACCTCACGTTACTTTACTGAAGTTGTTTACTGCAATAAATATCCTTACACGACTTGTGTACCGGGAAAAACCTACAGTCCAGCAAATTTTGTAACTTATTCCATTTGTGAGGAGCATACTATTTTAAAACCAGTTTTTCCATGCAGCTAAACAATCACAAATACTCAACATTCATGACTAGGGGCAATTTAGCGTTAGCATTCTATTTAAGACTGTGGAAAGAAGCAACGGCACCCAGAGAAAACCAACCTCTGTGGTTGtcaaagtgaagccaaaacctgcagttcctcaaacggccacttgaggctggctacagaacgagtcagtctaCATAAGGCCCCCATGGTAaagtgtccaacttcacagcagaaataaacatgtttaaagcctggtacaaaaaactgttttggtctctatagctaatttcctcctCGTGACAATTGTACAGCATGGCTGCTCTGAATGCCAGGTTTGATGGTAGATGTTGAGGGTCTGGTTTGTGCTGGTTGTGACTATTTTAACTACGGGTGCAGATGCATATGTTCGAGTGTGGCACTCTGCTTTGGGTTTGCATCCAAACAGATCCTCAGAAAGTCCTGGCAGTCTGAAAAGAGTGACAACAGAGAACAAAGCAAAAGACGAGTCTTCAGTGATATATCGTAACATGGAAGGAAAAagcttttttccttccttccctccttcatttcgtcgtttttttcttccttccttccctccttccttccgttgtttttttcttccttccttacttcatttcgtcgtttttttcttccttccttcaaTCCttttgacgtttttttttcttccttccttacttcctttcgtcgtttttttccttccttacttccttccttacttcctttgctccttcctttcgtcatttttttccttccttccttacttcctttgCTCCTtcctttcattattttcttccttccctccttcctttcgtcattttgttccttctttccttccttccttttgtcgtttttttccttccttccttccttacttacttccttccttccatcgtttttttccttctttccttacttcctttcttacttccttccctccttcctttcatctttttttacttccttccctccttccttccgttgtttttttacttccttccttccttccttctgtcatttttttccttccttccttccttcatcgttttttccttccttccttccttccttccgtcgttTTATAAAGTAAGTAATTTAGTTTGAAGCCCTTGAAAACCAGCTCTAGAGATTAACAATATTTCATTGAAATGGTGTTGGCGCTTGTATACAGTGCTTTATGACCAGTAGAAGAGAGATGACACTGTGGCTCTGGTTTGAGATTACAATTTATCACATGCCTATGATTGCCTATGAAGTATGCATGAAAGTGTTTGATTGGACAGGTGCCGCTGGGTAAACTGTCCTAGTCAGGGGTACTGACATTTtaggtcagagaggtgagaggagagagcagatgGCACTCAGGAGGGGAGATAGAGCTGGCAGAAGACCTGGACACTGTGGGAAAAGCTGTGGGTTAAGTTAACGTGGTAAAACATTTTGGTGAATTGTGTGCAGTACAACACAACTGTTTAACATATAAGTACAACACAACTGtttaacatataaacacatcaCACCATGTCCTCTGAATATCATTTATTGTTCAATCTACATCAGTCGGTCCTTGGACAAACTGCCTCCACTCATTTCATAGTTTGTAAGATACATTTATGACCAAAGAACACATTTCACACTGCTACAGATTGACAGAACTGCCATATCGAATGTTAAGATATCTATTTACTGTCATGCTGAGTGTTTTTATCAGTAGTAATGACTTACTGATGCTGTTACTGCTGCTAGTGTGGCTTCTGGCATAATAATGGCATCTATAAGTCCCAGTGGGTGGACGGCATTCCATAGTATCGTCCTTCTATGGTAGGAATTGGTACTGTAATTTACAGTTAGATGAGACTGGACCGTACATTGTCTGGCCCAGCTTAAAACAAAATAGACAGACAGTGTAACATGTTAATACTTTGTAGAAAAAATCATATGCATTGATACTTTCTCCAATCCTCATAGCACAATGTCTTACTTGTACCTATGTTTATTAGTTGTGCAATATTTGAAGATAGTAAACAGCTATGATCGTATAGAGATCTTAATGTATCTACAGCTTTGTATATCCTTTTGGTTATGAGGATTAGCATAGTCATCCTGTACCTAATAGTATTTCATGATTACattgtatataaaaaaagaccTCCGGAGAGTGACACttctgtacatgtatgtgtttttgttttgtacataGCTGTAACGGTTagctttcattttcacattgtctcactctgtctctcaccaTATTGTATGGCAACTCCATTGTAGCTTCACTTTGGCAGTCAGACCCAGTGGTGTGGATGGAGGACCCATGGCCTCCCTTGTCCAAACACTTGACTCTCAGAGAGTCAAGTCATCGCAAGACCCGCATTCCTGCCATGCCCTCAGACGGGCAGTCTTGTGCAGCATAGTTCCTTGTATAGTCTTTGATAGTTTGTTGTTAGTGCTTTCGCAACTAACCAATGTTGTGCTAGTTTGTAGAACCCCCTTTGTCTGGCTGGTCTGTAAAAGGCCGTTTCACAGTTAAGTCCCAAGCAGCAGTCTTGTTCAGGGGTGGGGTAAGAGACGCCAGAGGCTCTGAAGGGCCAGTAGTGCTGGTTCATTCACTCCAGCCAGATGCTAGACCAGTGGTTCCCAATATTTCCTTTTGCTTACAGTCAATAGCTTTTCAAGCTTCTTCTACTTTGTgccatgttattttattttaagctgCTGCAACTCATGCAAGACTCTCTGTAATCCTTATTATTAGGAAACACTGTGCTAACCCAGATAGACCAGCCTTTTATGGCATGCAGCTAATACGGCTATTTCAGCTATAAAACCGGCTGTCTGAAGTATATAATTCTTGCAGCAGTATTAGACAAAGTACACTGTAATGAAAGCTGAAAAGACAACATGTGTGATGGAAGCCTGTAATATGACACTTGTGAGTCAtgtaatacatacatataatcaGGAGCATCTGATGTTAGCTGTATTAGCTACAGGTGCTAGCCTTTTGTGGTTTTAATGGCTGACTGGGGTAAAGGCCTGTATGCTTTTGCCCTTCAGGGCCCCGGGTCTGTTCTTGACCTTTGACATTAGGATCATGAACCATCTCTCAGGGAGAGGCTTGAACATCCAAAGGCCTTATTCAAATATGGATGCCAAGATGCAGGTCAATgcggaaagaagaaaaagtatcCAACCACGGTCTGCGTTTACTTAAAGTAGTTAAGACTTAAAAGGTTTTCATATGAACAGGCAAAGTTGTCATTTTGTTGAACAAATATTCTGTGGAGGATACTTTTTCACTCTTGTATTCACTTGCACTCCTCTCAGCTTTGCTTCtcagctttctttttctcctgtCGTCCTCcagttcttctttttccttcacAGACTGTTCTTGTCTGGCAACTCGGCCTCTGGACTACGAGGAAAGTAGACGGTGGCTTTGTGCTCCTCATAGCGGTCGATATGCTTGAGGTGTACCACCATGTGCAGGGCATAGGCTAAGACGAGGAGCAGAATCAAAGATGTCACCAAGCCCATAAGGATGGCTGGCGTCAGGAAAGTGGCACAGTCACTGGCCGACGCAAACTTGTCTGACTGCACGTTGAAAGCCTGGAtctggagacacacagagagaaggtgAAAAAGATGAGGTTAGGCTTAACTAAAGGGGATAACTGGCTCTTATTGGGCTTAACAGGCACAGAGACActggacagatggacaggttGAAACAGCCTAGCAGATGGCTAAACAGACAGGGTACAGACAGACTAGATAGACTGCCAAACAGAcgctaaacagactgactgagtGACTGACAGCCAAATAGGTGGAACACCAAAGGAAATTGCTGGCAAACATACGGACATGCACACACGTAGGAAACAGTGGGGAAAGGCTATGATATAACAGTGAATGTGCAGACATTACTAAAAGAGTTACATAACAAAGGCTGTGTCCCTTGTGCGTCAGTGTACCTGGAAATCAGTGAAAGTAATGTGCCAGTTAGCTGATGTGTCAGTGTGGGAGCTGGGCACTAGCAGGGTGTCATATTTGTGCAGGCTGCTGACGTGCTGGCAATGGTAGGATGAGGTGGCAGGAGCGTAGACCTCGCTGGCGTTGAATGTAGCCTCCTGGGTCCAGTTGTAGTGGATGTGAACACTGTCTAGTGTGAACCAGTTTTGACCAGCTGCCTCATAAAAAGTGTTTGACATCTGAAGCCTGGTGGAAGACATGACGCAGTTAGTTAAACGTACAGTCTGCACATGCACTCACAagctatatactgtatattctaatacaatacaataccaTTAAGATGTTTGTCGGTGAAATAATTGAAGTAAGCATGTGCTTTTTACCTGATTACTAGACCTCGCAAGTCCTCGACATCGCCGAACCTTAGTGAGAGCCTGTGGCAagacaaatgttaaaatatctGGGTAAACACAGTAATTCTGTTTTGATTACAGCAAATATTAAGCTATTACTCTTTTCTAGATATAGTCCTGAACATATACTAATAGAATAAATTATCAAAcctgaatgtacagtatataagtgAGGTTTGTCTAGCATGTCCATCCTGTCTTGTAATATATGTGCTACAAGTCACTAAAAACAAATTCCTTGAACAAAAGTTGTACTTCTgtcccctgtctgtctgaagCTTTGACTCACGTAGCTTTCTCCTTGGTGCAGATGGAGCCTTTAGTGTCTACGGGTGAGTTGGTGTTGAAGACCCTCTCAGTCAGGTCAATAAAGGTATGGTTTCTATAGCGGATTGCCAGGCGCTTTGCCTTGAAGAGAATGCAGGTCTTCCCATTATAAGATACGCTCAGTGGGCCGTAAGGCCCCATCAGAGACTGGAGCAGCTTCCTCTTACTGTGAGACATCGCTGACTGGTGCCAGTTAAAAGGCTGTAAACACATGAAGACAGGAATTAagcacagaagaaataaaaaaaaaaaactgcagtcttTTGCATTCTTTGACTGTCCTCTAGAGGGCGATTTTTATGCAGACACATACTCATAAGCTGTGCCCCATTTCAGGGACTGGATACTTGGATGGACGTGGTCCATAAAAGGTGAATGCCCTAAAGGTTTTGCAGATTTTGGTTCTCCTTCAATAAGAATATCTAGCATTACAAAGACATGGCATTTGTGCCTACTTTTACAGCTGTTGAATCAATACTTTCTAAGTTTATCACCAGGTACAGTTGATTTCTAGTGGCCAAAATGTATAAAGACCTCACTGATCTGACTTTTGAGGTACAGCCACTGAACAGGGACACAGCAGTAGAGACCATACACTTAAGTTATCCCGTTCTTTAATATATGCAGCCATTTCATTCAAATCATTCTTCCACAACATGCATCTGTGTTTATTACCACCTGGCAGCTCTTGATCTATTCTGCAAAACTAATCCAAAGCGAGCTTGCTTTGGCGCACAGCCTGCTGTACATCTTTCTTGCATGCTGTGATAGATCATTTCAAAtgccaattttttttaaaatcaccttTCTTTTAAGCTTGTCATTCAGACTATAAATGTCAGTAATGTTAAAAAGTTCAGTCCTCCACACTGAATCTCAAATAAGGGATGAAAAGCGTTGTCCTCTCTGTAGGAAACAGACGCTTTCTTAATTTGCATATAATAGCATGGTGGCTGTTAGACTGCAGTTCTGCACTGTGCAGATAGAATCTTCCCCTCTTGCTGTTTAATATCTTTGCCACATTTCATTGGAGGGCATTTGGGCTAATCCAGCACTACTTAACAAGacatgtaacattttttttgtttgttcgaTTAATGTAAAACATTGTGAGGTATGACAATGTCAAGCACATTTAAAAGCTAGAATATTGAATAAGGTAGCTATGGACACGCTACTCCAATGTGTATGGATCAGCTGATACAGCATAAAGTTTCACAGGATTTTCAGTCAGAGTGGTTCCATATGTGTGGGTGgcaaggatgttttacctctggTCAATGTGAGACCAACAATATTTCCACTTCCAAGGTCAGGCAGTGTGGCTGAGTGAGTACGCTCTGTTTTGTTTGCGTGCATCCAAGTGTGTATATGAGTGTGCTTGTATGTACAGATAAAGATAGATGGGGTGAGATAGATGGTGGAGATAGTGGGGGAGAAACAGAGAGTGCGTACCTGCAGTATTCTCCTGAGTGGGTTTTCATCTTCAGGCGTCAAAATAACCTCTTCGCTTTCTAAGCCGTACCCACCATCTTGACCTGaaaacacgtacacacattACTGCAACCATGAAAGATTATATCAGTATACATATTAAGCTGATTGCAATGCTGCATTGCAGACTGCAACATAATCATAAAAGTTCAGCCGACTCCACACAtgctacagacacacacacataagcacgAGATCCTGCGTATACCTCGGTGCTCAGGCTCCTATCTATTTCCAGTTGTTTTGCGTCATCGCAGTGACTCATCAGCAGTCTATTTCACAGTTATGGTAGTATTGTTCAAGTGTTTACAAATACTGTTCATCTTGTTCCAGCACCATATGATTTGCAATCATATAATTTAAAGGGACGTCTccagcttttctttctgcacCTTTGTCAAAGCGCCTAAATATACCCACATTCCTGAATTGGCACTGAGGTGTATgaatcacacactcacactcactcacacacaaaccacgCTTCTCAATCTGTTGGTATTACAATGTAGCAAAGATGTCTCCATCATTAAGAATGAAATGCTTTTGTCAGGACTATCTATCCAACACATCAGCGTCAAAATTACCATGGCAGTTCTGATTGAATCAGGCCTTGTGTCACACCAGATTTGTTACTTACTTGATGTGACTCTTGTTGCTTGTTTGGGGTTTTCTTtgctgtgggaaaaaaaaacagaagatacAATAAGGTCTTGTGATcacacgtttttgtttttttgtttttttataatgcTCTGTAATATGTACAGGGTGCTTATTTAGCAGTTTCCCTTGAACGAGGCAGTTCATTGTCTACTGATGCAGCTGCAGCAAGCACAGGGACAAAAACAGCTTTGCAGGCTTGtctatatattaaaaaacaccTCTAAGATTATTGCACgttgtaaaaataattttataaaCGTACACATTTTGTATAGACAGTCAAAATTCATTGTGctcattttcattcacattttatacAACATACTAGTATACTTGTGTGATACTGAATCTagagtatataatatataaatatgttttattaagcTACAGCATAAAAAGCTTTATGTTGTACCTTAACTTTCTAAATACCAAATACTTAAATTCCATGTTTTGTGTTTAGCCTGCCATTTACAAAAGCCAACTACcctatatatataaacatagtATATTGTTTTATGTATGAAGGTGAccataatattaaaatgaacatatgCAACATATGTGATACATAAAGACTTTTATGGAcaatgcagagctgcagagtacTCAATATGAACTCATTTTATTACCAGTTTACAGAGTTAATAGGTATGCTTGGTGTTTATGTTGCAGTAATTCAGTCTTCGTGTGGTGTATTGCCTTTTCTAAAGGACCAATCTCTAATGTAGGGCTGACCTACATAGTATACAAGGGACAGAGGACAAACCACTTCCTTTTCCTTCACGTGTTTGCCCTAGCTACCATGCTCTCAGTGGAACTGAACCCTGCATAGCCTTAGACTTCTTGGAGCTTAACCTGATCCCTTTAACTGTCTAATCAAAGACGAAATGCACCAGCAATGGGTTTACTGAGCGGCGATGACATGGCCAGTTTTACTTGTTGTGACGGTTCACCCATGTGGCTTGTCCTTGCCTGTCCGTAGTGATCTCCTGGGCTGGTTTGCTAATCTCCACACAATAGCCAGTTATAATGGGCTTGTAAAAGGTAAACCCTAAAATCTCTGTGAGTGATCATGACGACCAGCATCTGTCTTTTGTGTGACTTCACCAGGCATTACTTAAATCTGTATTTCAgtatttcaaatcattttatgaATTGtagcacaacaaaaacaatgtcgGTAAAGATGTTCATTTGTGATATTGTCTTTGTTATATTTAGGTGTATAGTAATGCTGCGATCTTGTAAGAAAAGCCTTTTTAGCAGATAGACTG
The sequence above is drawn from the Larimichthys crocea isolate SSNF chromosome XV, L_crocea_2.0, whole genome shotgun sequence genome and encodes:
- the atp6ap1lb gene encoding V-type proton ATPase subunit S1, with the protein product MAAHAFLLCSLALLSALNRPGLSFTEEELQPGLTYDEVPEILDRSKENPKQATRVTSSQDGGYGLESEEVILTPEDENPLRRILQPFNWHQSAMSHSKRKLLQSLMGPYGPLSVSYNGKTCILFKAKRLAIRYRNHTFIDLTERVFNTNSPVDTKGSICTKEKATLSLRFGDVEDLRGLVIRLQMSNTFYEAAGQNWFTLDSVHIHYNWTQEATFNASEVYAPATSSYHCQHVSSLHKYDTLLVPSSHTDTSANWHITFTDFQIQAFNVQSDKFASASDCATFLTPAILMGLVTSLILLLVLAYALHMVVHLKHIDRYEEHKATVYFPRSPEAELPDKNSL